A window from Alkalicoccobacillus plakortidis encodes these proteins:
- the helD gene encoding RNA polymerase recycling motor HelD produces MAWVEDEIELLGVEAFQEVQKQYQSEHGDQESDFDEAKYERKMLAKKIVAKQFKPLKNAVKKMAFIHVDRLFRNLFKQSHPEVPTDWEQMCSRTLSHLDEKTMLFEDVTPYLYVKDQLAGIKSNHVIQHVFIDEAQDYSPFQFEYLKMIYPAASMTILGDVNQAVYAQSQHQLTMLDGSLHTEKQHHVMKLNKSYRSTKDIVDFTKQFITDGEQIEPFNRKGEKPLLIKGEDRQKLDQRMIQEAERLKQAGHQSIAIITKTASESEEVYHRLKDNLSIKLLTKDSYEFERGLHVLPSYLSKGIEFDAVIVHDASTNVYKHEHERTLFYTVCTRAMHELVLFSLGEECLFIQQVSPGAYQVDQEIT; encoded by the coding sequence ATGGCTTGGGTTGAGGATGAGATAGAATTATTAGGTGTTGAGGCTTTTCAAGAGGTCCAAAAGCAATATCAAAGTGAACATGGTGATCAAGAATCTGATTTTGATGAGGCAAAGTATGAACGGAAAATGCTAGCTAAGAAGATTGTCGCTAAGCAGTTTAAGCCTCTAAAAAATGCTGTAAAAAAGATGGCGTTTATTCATGTTGATCGCTTGTTTAGGAATTTATTTAAGCAATCTCATCCTGAGGTTCCGACTGATTGGGAGCAAATGTGTAGCCGTACTCTTAGTCATCTCGATGAAAAAACGATGCTCTTTGAAGACGTTACCCCGTATTTGTATGTGAAGGATCAGCTAGCGGGTATAAAATCAAATCATGTCATACAGCATGTTTTTATAGACGAGGCGCAGGATTACTCTCCTTTTCAATTTGAGTACCTAAAAATGATTTATCCAGCTGCAAGCATGACGATTCTTGGTGATGTGAATCAGGCTGTTTACGCACAATCTCAACATCAATTGACCATGCTTGATGGATCTCTTCACACTGAAAAGCAACATCATGTTATGAAGTTAAATAAAAGCTATCGCTCAACAAAGGACATTGTTGATTTCACGAAACAATTTATTACAGATGGAGAACAAATCGAACCATTTAATCGTAAGGGAGAGAAACCACTCCTAATTAAAGGAGAAGATAGACAAAAGCTTGATCAAAGAATGATCCAAGAAGCTGAGCGGTTAAAGCAGGCTGGACATCAATCGATTGCAATTATTACTAAAACGGCCTCTGAAAGCGAAGAAGTGTATCACAGACTTAAAGATAATCTGTCAATAAAGCTGTTAACCAAGGATTCATATGAATTTGAACGCGGTCTTCATGTGTTGCCTTCCTATTTATCTAAGGGAATTGAATTTGATGCAGTGATTGTTCACGATGCTTCAACAAATGTATATAAGCATGAACATGAGAGAACGTTGTTTTATACTGTTTGTACTCGAGCTATGCATGAATTAGTCCTTTTTTCTTTAGGAGAAGAATGTTTATTTATACAACAGGTTTCACCAGGTGCTTATCAAGTGGATCAGGAGATAACATGA
- the helD gene encoding RNA polymerase recycling motor HelD, with the protein MGEQFHSKEAEQQRVDQIKEQVAREIDALSQHDQKTKSEIIHLRKTFWEDVTVNMDNPEDALETMFSIKQQSELLGERERTHGQMDQTIKSLERVKSSPYFGRIDFCADGQEDVQSIYLGVASLLDEQKQNFLIHDWRAPISSLYYDFSPGEAYYTSPEGTTEGEMTKKRQFIIQNGRITSMFDTGLTIGDDLLKEVLGNEANSQMKSIVATIQLEQNQLIRNESSRYLVVQGAAGSGKTSAALQRAAYLLYRHMETLAAKNMILFSPNPLFNSYVAKVLPELGEENMEQTTFQQYVQKRVGSAYEVEDAFSQTEKLLTVTTSEQYEQEVSSIKFKSSLAFKELIDQYLQRLAKEGLQFKQVRFRGEVLIDASRISAYFYSLEQTVSMANRMKLTADWLLIKLTRLEVLERSNGLG; encoded by the coding sequence ATGGGGGAACAATTTCATTCAAAAGAGGCTGAACAACAAAGAGTCGATCAAATAAAAGAGCAGGTCGCACGTGAGATAGACGCGCTCTCTCAGCATGACCAAAAAACTAAATCTGAGATTATTCATCTACGCAAAACCTTCTGGGAAGATGTCACAGTAAATATGGACAATCCTGAAGATGCGTTAGAGACAATGTTCAGTATTAAACAGCAATCAGAATTACTCGGAGAACGCGAGCGAACACACGGTCAAATGGACCAAACAATTAAATCGTTAGAGCGTGTAAAAAGCTCTCCATACTTTGGACGTATAGATTTTTGTGCAGATGGTCAAGAGGATGTACAATCCATCTATTTGGGGGTTGCCTCCTTATTAGATGAGCAAAAACAGAATTTCCTCATTCATGATTGGCGAGCTCCAATTTCAAGCTTATATTATGATTTCTCACCAGGTGAAGCGTATTACACATCACCAGAGGGTACAACTGAAGGAGAAATGACAAAAAAACGTCAATTCATCATCCAAAATGGACGTATTACAAGCATGTTTGATACAGGTCTTACAATTGGTGATGATCTACTTAAAGAAGTTCTCGGTAATGAAGCAAATTCTCAAATGAAAAGTATTGTAGCTACAATTCAACTAGAGCAAAATCAGTTAATCCGAAATGAATCAAGCCGGTATCTAGTGGTACAAGGAGCTGCGGGGAGTGGGAAAACCTCTGCTGCCCTGCAAAGAGCCGCCTACTTATTGTATCGGCATATGGAAACATTAGCCGCCAAAAATATGATTCTTTTTTCACCAAATCCACTTTTTAATAGTTATGTTGCAAAGGTATTGCCGGAGCTTGGTGAGGAGAATATGGAACAAACAACATTTCAGCAGTATGTTCAAAAAAGAGTTGGATCTGCTTATGAGGTTGAGGATGCATTTTCACAAACAGAGAAGCTACTCACTGTAACCACATCCGAACAATATGAGCAAGAAGTCTCTAGTATAAAATTTAAATCTAGCTTAGCCTTTAAAGAGCTAATTGATCAGTATTTGCAGCGTTTAGCTAAAGAAGGACTGCAATTTAAGCAGGTGCGTTTTCGGGGCGAGGTACTAATAGACGCATCGCGCATTAGTGCATACTTCTATTCATTAGAGCAAACCGTTTCTATGGCTAATCGAATGAAGCTTACCGCTGACTGGTTGCTTATTAAGTTAACTCGATTAGAGGTACTTGAGCGAAGTAATGGCTTGGGTTGA
- a CDS encoding rhodanese-like domain-containing protein: protein MELQYIIIAILAALIVYLAVRRFYTPKYIKNLTQEEFIQGYRKAQLIDVREPREYDGGHILGARNIPMSQIRQRINEFRADQPIYLYCQSGARSRQAASIIRKKRGATEIYQLKGGFRKWTGKIKKK from the coding sequence ATGGAATTGCAGTATATTATCATTGCCATTTTAGCAGCACTAATTGTTTACTTAGCGGTTAGACGTTTCTATACACCTAAGTATATTAAAAACTTAACCCAAGAAGAATTTATTCAAGGCTATCGCAAAGCCCAATTAATTGATGTGAGAGAACCTCGTGAATATGATGGTGGCCATATACTCGGCGCAAGAAATATTCCGATGTCACAAATCCGTCAGCGCATTAATGAATTCCGCGCAGATCAACCTATTTATCTGTATTGCCAATCTGGAGCCAGAAGTAGACAAGCAGCAAGTATCATCCGAAAAAAACGTGGCGCTACCGAGATCTATCAGTTAAAAGGTGGCTTCCGTAAGTGGACAGGTAAAATTAAAAAGAAATAA
- a CDS encoding IS110 family transposase, translated as MNHTRNDRLDQVQEDTLVIGIDIAKFKHYACAVNDRSRELSDAFPFHQSRNGFHHLYDELEQLKKAHQKTNILIGFEPTGHYWMNLAQFLNHHGIPFVLVSPLHVNRAKEFDDNLQTKNDRKDARVIAKMVTQGYFSYPRFLTGVDAELRNGATLRDRLKKDRARVTNQIIRWMDRYFPELHGAFKAMGKTLVCILKYRPLPEEWHDLEVESFLSEIKEKEAIRSPSKKRLHNVQVLASQSIGLTEGNEFARQDIRSLIEQYERTCAELEETKETMRELARQVDAYESLISIPGISEETVCELLAETGPLTNYSHPRQLTKLAGLTLCENSSGQHQGRKRLSKRGRRRLRSLLFRAVLPLIRNNQAFLDLYTYYISRSQNPLQKKDALVVLCSKLLKIFWGLSHHQMAFDAEKMRSDSPPLQKARSSLAS; from the coding sequence ATGAATCATACGCGCAATGATCGATTAGATCAAGTTCAAGAGGATACATTGGTGATTGGCATTGATATCGCCAAATTCAAGCACTACGCATGTGCTGTGAATGATCGCAGCCGTGAACTTAGTGATGCCTTTCCGTTTCATCAATCAAGAAATGGGTTTCACCACCTCTATGACGAGCTTGAACAACTAAAGAAGGCTCATCAAAAAACAAACATCCTCATTGGCTTTGAACCAACCGGTCATTACTGGATGAATCTTGCGCAATTTTTAAACCATCATGGCATTCCTTTTGTCTTGGTAAGCCCGCTGCACGTCAATCGAGCCAAAGAGTTTGATGATAACCTACAAACGAAGAATGACCGTAAAGACGCTCGTGTGATTGCGAAAATGGTCACTCAGGGATATTTTAGCTATCCGCGTTTCTTGACTGGCGTAGATGCAGAACTGCGTAATGGCGCAACCCTTCGAGACCGGTTAAAAAAAGATAGGGCGCGTGTGACCAACCAGATCATCCGTTGGATGGATCGGTATTTCCCAGAATTACATGGAGCCTTTAAAGCCATGGGGAAAACCCTTGTCTGCATCTTAAAGTACCGTCCCTTACCTGAGGAGTGGCATGATCTTGAGGTAGAGTCTTTTCTATCCGAGATCAAAGAAAAAGAAGCGATCAGGAGCCCCTCTAAAAAGAGATTGCACAACGTTCAAGTTTTAGCGTCTCAATCCATTGGGTTAACTGAAGGGAACGAGTTTGCGAGACAAGATATTCGTTCGCTCATTGAGCAGTATGAACGAACTTGTGCGGAGTTAGAAGAAACGAAAGAGACGATGCGAGAGCTCGCTCGACAAGTAGACGCCTATGAGAGTTTAATCTCTATCCCTGGTATTAGTGAAGAGACCGTTTGTGAATTACTCGCTGAAACGGGGCCACTCACCAACTACAGTCATCCACGCCAACTGACAAAATTAGCGGGATTGACGCTATGTGAGAATTCTTCCGGCCAACATCAAGGACGAAAGAGGCTCTCTAAACGAGGAAGACGCCGCTTGCGTTCTCTGCTCTTTCGAGCGGTTCTCCCGCTCATCCGGAATAACCAAGCTTTCTTAGATCTCTATACGTACTACATTTCAAGAAGTCAAAATCCGCTTCAAAAGAAGGATGCCTTGGTGGTTCTCTGTAGTAAGCTATTGAAGATCTTTTGGGGGTTAAGCCATCACCAGATGGCGTTTGATGCTGAAAAGATGAGGAGTGATAGCCCTCCTCTTCAAAAAGCACGATCCTCGCTCGCTTCATAA
- the dat gene encoding D-amino-acid transaminase, whose product MNYVLDNMNIVPESDAVIQTNDRSYHFGDGVYEVVRVYNQTPFQLDAHWDRLFQSAQKLDMNFTITADELTKATMDLLEKNQVKDGAIYIQVSRGASPRNHLYSREETPIITGFTMSAPPSKQQEGIAAWVTDDMRWLRCDIKTVNLLGNVMAKREAADADCAEAILHRDGLVTEGSSSNLFLVNDGILYTHPATNLILNGITRQVVIKLATDAGFRVVEEAFPKDVLDHADEAFITSTTSEVTPIVEFKGQITAQMPIGPVTKKLQALFKELI is encoded by the coding sequence ATGAATTATGTATTGGACAATATGAACATCGTGCCCGAAAGCGATGCTGTCATTCAGACAAATGACCGCTCCTACCATTTTGGTGATGGTGTATATGAGGTAGTAAGAGTTTATAATCAAACGCCATTCCAATTAGATGCCCACTGGGACCGCCTTTTTCAAAGCGCCCAAAAATTAGATATGAATTTTACGATCACAGCTGATGAACTAACAAAAGCTACAATGGATTTACTCGAAAAAAATCAAGTGAAGGATGGTGCGATTTACATCCAGGTATCTCGCGGAGCCTCCCCTCGTAATCATCTTTATTCACGTGAAGAAACTCCGATCATTACTGGTTTCACAATGAGTGCACCACCAAGTAAACAACAAGAAGGTATTGCTGCCTGGGTGACAGATGATATGCGCTGGCTTCGTTGTGATATCAAAACCGTCAACTTACTTGGAAATGTGATGGCGAAACGCGAAGCTGCTGATGCTGACTGTGCAGAGGCGATTTTGCACCGTGATGGATTAGTGACAGAAGGATCTTCATCTAATCTGTTTTTAGTTAACGATGGAATTTTGTATACACATCCTGCAACTAATTTAATTTTAAATGGGATCACTAGGCAGGTTGTCATTAAATTAGCAACAGACGCTGGGTTTCGAGTTGTTGAGGAAGCTTTTCCAAAAGATGTACTTGATCATGCAGATGAAGCCTTTATTACTAGTACAACCAGTGAAGTGACACCGATTGTTGAATTCAAAGGTCAAATTACAGCTCAAATGCCCATTGGACCGGTTACAAAAAAACTTCAAGCGCTGTTTAAAGAGCTTATTTGA
- a CDS encoding PepSY domain-containing protein: MAKSPIRITFFIIALLIVGIGLFFFFRSEDPSLTLNETIELIEAQYGSAPTEITLKDGTYYAVIKREDGLYEIEISEETGTILSLVPVEDNSTEATDFLSAGEARERVLQLVPTDAVIKDLELKEDVTPPIWAAEVENTEGDGEIDIHAKTGEELRNTLQTENGQQSNYITEQEAIDIALREINGVVDDVDLEDADGRMVYEVEIEDQETDEDVTVIIDAVTGQIIQFEY, translated from the coding sequence ATGGCCAAATCACCAATACGTATTACCTTTTTTATCATTGCTCTTCTAATTGTTGGTATTGGACTATTTTTCTTTTTTCGTTCTGAAGATCCTTCTCTAACTCTAAACGAGACCATTGAATTAATCGAAGCTCAATATGGTAGTGCACCAACAGAGATCACCTTAAAAGATGGCACGTATTATGCTGTCATAAAACGCGAAGATGGGCTCTATGAGATTGAGATTAGTGAGGAGACTGGGACGATCCTTTCTCTTGTGCCTGTAGAAGACAACTCTACAGAAGCTACTGATTTTCTAAGTGCAGGCGAGGCAAGAGAACGAGTTCTCCAACTTGTTCCAACTGATGCCGTTATTAAGGACCTTGAGCTTAAAGAAGACGTGACTCCACCAATATGGGCGGCCGAAGTGGAAAACACTGAAGGGGATGGTGAAATTGACATTCATGCCAAAACGGGCGAAGAGCTTCGTAATACGTTACAAACAGAAAATGGACAACAATCGAATTATATAACTGAACAAGAAGCCATCGATATTGCTTTACGTGAAATTAATGGCGTTGTAGATGATGTTGATTTAGAGGACGCAGACGGACGAATGGTATACGAGGTAGAAATTGAAGATCAAGAAACGGATGAAGATGTGACTGTCATTATTGATGCGGTCACCGGACAAATTATTCAATTTGAATATTAA
- a CDS encoding response regulator transcription factor — MPDDKRILIVEDEEKIARILKLELEYEGYQTETAHEGITAWELLQSQSWALVILDVMLPGLSGMELLRRMRDRKDQTPVIMLTARDNVVDKVSGLDQGANDYVTKPFEIEELLARIRANLRQLPSSQQKEDESLLNIADLEVHTASREVTRAGLEVTLTAREYDLLVFLLHNPNQVLTRDQLLQHVWGFDYIGDTNIVDVYIRYLRQKMDKDFEPKLLHTVRGAGYMLKDRRS, encoded by the coding sequence ATGCCGGATGATAAACGTATTTTAATTGTAGAAGACGAAGAGAAAATTGCTCGGATATTAAAACTAGAGCTTGAATATGAGGGGTACCAGACCGAAACAGCACATGAAGGAATAACTGCCTGGGAGCTTCTCCAGAGTCAATCATGGGCTTTAGTTATATTAGACGTTATGCTACCAGGATTGAGTGGTATGGAGCTACTACGACGAATGCGAGATCGCAAAGACCAAACACCTGTTATTATGTTGACTGCTAGAGACAACGTTGTCGATAAAGTATCCGGGCTTGATCAAGGGGCAAATGATTATGTAACAAAACCTTTTGAAATTGAAGAATTATTGGCAAGAATTCGAGCAAATCTAAGACAATTGCCGAGTTCACAGCAAAAAGAAGATGAGAGTCTTCTAAACATAGCTGACCTTGAAGTCCATACCGCCTCAAGAGAAGTGACACGAGCAGGACTTGAGGTTACATTAACAGCGCGCGAATATGATCTATTAGTATTTCTACTACACAACCCTAATCAAGTACTAACAAGAGACCAGCTACTTCAACATGTATGGGGATTTGATTATATTGGTGACACAAATATTGTCGATGTCTATATCCGATACCTTCGTCAAAAAATGGATAAAGACTTTGAACCAAAACTACTTCATACAGTTCGTGGTGCAGGTTACATGCTGAAAGATCGTCGTTCATGA
- a CDS encoding histidine kinase dimerization/phospho-acceptor domain-containing protein, translated as MKLNRRIILVTTVWLFIILLVVNSAVYLFFKQFMEESELNQISDQGQAAIETIGNHPTPSLLMDNYLIGEGMLRVVRSDDRIGKTLTKNPTYRNIQATYTTSQEAAIVTYENAEYAISRQPLIWDDGSIVTLELVESIEHYSNALRLLQTVLLTASLLVLIPSFIAGQLLSRFILTPIRTLIGTMDEISRKGTFKKINVTSKQTDELAQMSATFNHMIELLQQNFEKQQQFVSDASHELKTPLTVIESYARLLKRWGKKDPAILDEAVEAIYSEALRMRGMTQQMLDLAMGDNQTVQPMSRLHLSRHH; from the coding sequence ATGAAACTTAATCGCCGAATTATATTAGTAACAACTGTTTGGTTGTTTATCATCTTACTTGTCGTGAACAGTGCTGTTTATTTATTTTTCAAACAGTTTATGGAAGAATCGGAACTTAATCAGATTAGTGATCAGGGGCAAGCAGCTATTGAGACGATAGGCAACCACCCCACCCCCAGTTTATTAATGGACAATTATTTAATTGGGGAAGGTATGCTACGTGTTGTTCGTTCAGATGATCGTATCGGAAAAACACTCACAAAAAATCCAACATACAGGAACATCCAAGCCACATATACAACAAGTCAAGAAGCAGCTATTGTGACGTATGAGAATGCAGAATATGCCATCTCTAGACAGCCACTAATATGGGATGATGGCTCCATTGTTACACTTGAGTTGGTCGAATCAATCGAACATTATTCCAATGCGCTCAGACTACTTCAAACGGTTCTATTAACAGCGTCGCTTCTTGTTTTAATTCCGTCCTTTATTGCGGGTCAGCTGCTAAGCCGATTTATCTTAACTCCTATTCGGACATTAATTGGCACAATGGATGAAATTAGCCGGAAAGGAACATTTAAAAAGATTAATGTCACATCTAAACAAACGGATGAATTAGCTCAAATGAGTGCAACATTTAATCACATGATTGAATTACTTCAGCAAAATTTTGAAAAGCAGCAGCAATTTGTTTCAGATGCTTCACACGAATTAAAAACACCACTAACTGTTATTGAAAGCTATGCACGTCTTTTAAAACGTTGGGGTAAAAAAGACCCTGCTATATTAGATGAAGCCGTTGAAGCGATCTATTCAGAAGCTTTGAGGATGCGTGGTATGACTCAGCAAATGCTCGATCTTGCAATGGGGGATAATCAAACAGTTCAACCAATGTCGAGGCTTCATTTATCCAGGCATCATTAA
- a CDS encoding sensor histidine kinase, translating into MQWGIIKQFNQCRGFIYPGIIKETAERISHSFNREIQLSADENIYVLGHENTIKQLLFILLENGIKYSEQALHVQLYSDQNQATIEIKDTGIGIPLQDQPQIFERFFRVSEDRNRQSGGSGLGLSIAKKIVEQYSGTIRVHSELGKGSTFIVSLPIHQSEEE; encoded by the coding sequence TTGCAATGGGGGATAATCAAACAGTTCAACCAATGTCGAGGCTTCATTTATCCAGGCATCATTAAGGAAACAGCAGAACGAATTAGTCATTCCTTTAATCGTGAAATACAGCTTTCGGCTGATGAGAATATATACGTTTTAGGTCATGAAAATACAATAAAACAGCTGCTCTTTATTCTATTGGAAAATGGCATTAAATACAGTGAGCAAGCTCTTCATGTTCAATTATATTCAGATCAAAATCAAGCCACAATTGAAATAAAAGATACAGGGATCGGGATTCCCCTGCAGGATCAACCTCAAATCTTTGAACGTTTTTTCCGAGTTTCTGAAGACCGAAACCGACAATCTGGCGGCTCAGGATTAGGACTGTCCATCGCAAAAAAAATTGTAGAACAATACAGTGGCACGATTCGTGTTCATAGTGAACTAGGCAAAGGATCTACTTTTATTGTTAGCTTGCCAATCCATCAATCTGAGGAGGAGTAA
- a CDS encoding SDR family oxidoreductase — translation MTKGCVLITGASSGFGFLSSIAFAQKGYEVIATMRDPSQSQELLDKATENGCAKNIRVKKLDVTEEKDIVQLKQQLQQEQCRVDILINNAGYCQGGPTESVEMEKWRKQFETNVLGAIAVTKVFLPEMRTRRSGKIIMLSSISGRFGFPALGPYSASKFALEGFSEALRLEMLRFGVYVSLVEPGPFRTKIWEKGMQEASVGEDEDYLPFIHTLMSSATHSATKSSDPAKVVTKLLKIAAARRPKLRYPIGKSSRMLILLKTILPWTIIERVVMNKVK, via the coding sequence ATGACAAAAGGTTGTGTATTGATAACCGGAGCAAGCAGTGGGTTTGGGTTCTTGAGCTCAATTGCTTTTGCTCAAAAAGGCTATGAGGTCATTGCCACAATGCGGGATCCTTCACAATCACAGGAGTTATTAGATAAAGCTACAGAAAACGGTTGTGCAAAAAATATTCGTGTTAAGAAGCTGGATGTTACTGAAGAAAAGGACATTGTGCAGCTGAAGCAACAATTACAGCAGGAGCAATGTCGGGTTGATATCTTGATCAATAATGCAGGTTATTGTCAGGGAGGGCCAACCGAAAGCGTGGAAATGGAAAAGTGGCGTAAGCAGTTCGAAACAAATGTGTTAGGTGCCATTGCTGTAACAAAGGTGTTTTTACCCGAGATGAGAACGCGTCGTTCAGGTAAAATTATCATGCTTTCAAGTATTAGTGGTCGCTTCGGCTTTCCTGCTCTTGGTCCGTATTCGGCTTCTAAATTTGCACTTGAAGGATTTAGTGAAGCATTGCGACTAGAGATGCTTCGCTTTGGGGTCTACGTAAGTTTAGTTGAACCAGGACCTTTTCGAACAAAGATCTGGGAGAAGGGCATGCAAGAAGCTAGTGTAGGTGAGGATGAGGACTACCTTCCTTTTATCCATACATTAATGTCTTCAGCAACTCACTCAGCAACCAAATCAAGTGATCCGGCAAAAGTTGTAACGAAACTACTCAAAATCGCGGCAGCTAGACGACCAAAACTACGATATCCAATAGGCAAAAGCTCACGAATGCTAATCCTACTCAAAACCATACTCCCATGGACGATCATAGAACGAGTTGTTATGAATAAGGTGAAGTAA
- the splB gene encoding spore photoproduct lyase, translating into MKAFYPQLVYIEPGALEYPLGRQLKEKFEKEGVEIRETTSHNQVRNIPGDNEFQKYRNAKSTLVIGVRKTLKFDTSKPSAEYAIPLATGCMGHCHYCYLQTTLGDKPYIRTYVNLDEIFESADKYMMERAPEPTRFEAACTSDIVGIDHLTHSLKKTIEHIGQTEWGRLRFVTKFHHVDHLLDAKHNGNTRFRFSVNSDHVIKHFEPGTSSFLERIEAAQKVAKADYPIGFIVAPIVWYEGWEKGYLELFERLESIMPTYAKKDMTFELIQHRFTKTAKRIIEKRYPKSKLEMNEDERKYKWGRYGRGKYVYKDDEAGQLKETIQSYIDKYFPEAKLEYFT; encoded by the coding sequence ATGAAAGCTTTTTATCCTCAATTAGTTTATATTGAGCCTGGTGCATTGGAATATCCACTGGGGCGACAGTTAAAAGAGAAATTTGAAAAAGAAGGCGTCGAAATTCGAGAAACTACTTCTCATAATCAAGTAAGGAATATACCTGGGGATAATGAGTTTCAGAAGTATCGAAATGCCAAATCAACCCTTGTTATTGGTGTGAGAAAAACGTTGAAGTTTGATACCTCAAAACCATCAGCTGAATATGCAATTCCACTAGCTACAGGTTGTATGGGGCATTGTCATTATTGTTACCTGCAAACCACACTTGGAGATAAACCGTACATTCGAACGTATGTGAATTTAGATGAGATCTTTGAATCAGCAGACAAATACATGATGGAGAGAGCACCTGAACCAACTCGATTTGAGGCAGCGTGTACGTCGGATATCGTTGGCATTGATCATTTGACTCATTCACTTAAAAAAACAATTGAACACATTGGTCAGACTGAGTGGGGACGCCTACGCTTTGTAACAAAATTCCACCATGTGGACCATCTGTTAGATGCTAAGCACAATGGAAATACTCGTTTCCGTTTTAGTGTGAATTCTGATCATGTCATTAAACATTTTGAGCCTGGTACGTCTTCTTTTTTAGAACGAATTGAAGCGGCACAAAAAGTAGCGAAAGCAGATTATCCAATAGGTTTTATTGTAGCGCCAATTGTTTGGTATGAAGGTTGGGAGAAGGGTTACCTAGAACTGTTTGAGCGTCTAGAATCGATTATGCCTACGTATGCTAAAAAGGATATGACCTTCGAATTAATCCAGCATCGTTTTACAAAAACAGCGAAACGAATTATTGAAAAACGCTATCCAAAATCAAAGCTTGAAATGAACGAGGATGAGCGAAAGTATAAATGGGGCCGTTATGGACGTGGAAAATATGTTTATAAGGATGATGAAGCGGGTCAACTGAAAGAGACGATCCAGTCATATATTGATAAGTACTTTCCAGAAGCAAAACTTGAGTATTTCACGTAA
- a CDS encoding lipoate--protein ligase family protein, which translates to MENTEIWRFIDSGKRSPEYNMALDEALLNWHSEGKIPPTIRFYGWNPATLSIGYFQKVEKEINMDAVKHHQLGFVRRPTGGRGVLHDQELTYSVIVSESHPFMPASVTEAYRVISEGLLEGFKEAGLDAYFSIPSTDADKQALKTPRSAVCFDAPSWYELVVEGRKVAGSAQTRQKGVILQHGSIILDIDEDKLFDVFRYSSVRLRERMQRNFKQKAVAINELKETPITVEEASKLFKTGFERGLSIQLEPYTLTEAEEQEVQAIIDRRYGTDEWNYRK; encoded by the coding sequence ATGGAAAACACAGAAATATGGAGATTTATTGATTCTGGAAAACGTTCGCCTGAGTATAATATGGCATTGGACGAAGCACTTTTAAACTGGCATAGTGAAGGGAAAATCCCCCCGACCATTCGTTTTTATGGGTGGAATCCTGCAACTCTTTCAATTGGTTATTTTCAAAAAGTAGAAAAAGAAATTAATATGGACGCAGTAAAGCACCATCAATTAGGTTTTGTAAGAAGACCAACTGGTGGTAGAGGCGTTTTGCATGATCAAGAACTTACATACAGTGTGATTGTATCTGAGTCGCATCCGTTCATGCCCGCATCTGTGACAGAAGCGTACCGAGTGATTTCAGAGGGATTATTAGAAGGATTTAAGGAAGCGGGACTAGACGCTTACTTTTCCATTCCTTCGACAGATGCTGATAAGCAAGCGTTAAAAACCCCTCGTTCTGCGGTATGTTTTGATGCTCCTTCCTGGTATGAGTTAGTTGTGGAAGGGCGGAAGGTGGCAGGAAGTGCTCAAACAAGACAGAAGGGTGTTATCCTTCAACATGGATCCATTATTCTCGATATAGATGAAGATAAGTTATTTGATGTATTTCGTTATTCAAGCGTTCGATTACGTGAGCGGATGCAGCGTAATTTTAAACAAAAGGCAGTTGCTATTAATGAATTAAAGGAAACGCCAATAACTGTTGAAGAAGCGAGTAAACTATTTAAGACTGGATTTGAACGTGGTCTATCTATTCAGCTCGAACCTTATACATTAACAGAAGCAGAAGAGCAAGAAGTACAAGCGATCATTGACAGAAGGTACGGAACGGACGAATGGAACTATCGAAAATAA